The Hydrogenimonas thermophila genome has a window encoding:
- a CDS encoding DUF262 domain-containing protein, giving the protein MTQEIEIVDDIEKEELSNISEPYDVSKIDILNEPEYVDRMIKKYENKELILNPDFQRNEVWNDKQRSRLIESILIKIPIPSFYIDARDESRWIVIDGLQRLSSIIRFTKNEYPLKNLEFLKELEGKYYKDLDRNYQRRIEDYKLTLYLVRPNTPEEIALNIFTRINTLGSPLSPQELRHAIYNGKSTELLKEISNSNIFKKVVSPTSAMTKRMADRELILRFLAFKIHKYENYPKSNNLSVFLANTMKGINDMNDKEIDKLKNYVYSALEKTFIVFNEYSYRKIYLVDDKKRPINKSLFETINYFIVDYSDEYLISNKKVIEKHLRDLLTNDKTFELSISRSTNNYDNVMYRFDKIKNIFKV; this is encoded by the coding sequence ATGACACAAGAGATTGAAATAGTAGATGATATAGAAAAAGAAGAGTTGAGTAATATAAGTGAACCATATGATGTGTCTAAAATAGATATTTTAAATGAACCTGAATATGTTGACAGAATGATAAAAAAGTATGAAAATAAAGAGCTTATTTTGAATCCTGATTTTCAAAGAAATGAAGTTTGGAATGATAAACAAAGAAGTAGATTAATTGAATCTATTTTAATAAAAATACCAATTCCAAGTTTTTATATAGATGCAAGAGATGAGAGTAGATGGATAGTTATTGATGGATTGCAAAGATTAAGTAGTATTATAAGATTTACAAAAAATGAATATCCATTGAAAAATCTTGAGTTTTTAAAAGAATTAGAAGGAAAATATTATAAAGATTTAGATAGAAATTATCAAAGAAGAATAGAAGATTATAAGTTGACACTTTATTTAGTCAGACCAAATACTCCAGAGGAAATAGCTCTTAATATTTTTACTCGTATTAACACTTTAGGATCACCTCTTTCTCCTCAAGAATTAAGACATGCTATTTATAATGGTAAATCAACAGAATTATTAAAAGAAATAAGTAATTCAAATATTTTTAAAAAAGTAGTCTCACCAACTTCTGCTATGACAAAAAGGATGGCAGATAGGGAATTAATTCTTAGGTTTTTGGCTTTTAAAATTCATAAATATGAAAATTATCCAAAATCAAATAATTTATCTGTTTTTTTAGCAAATACAATGAAAGGTATTAACGATATGAATGATAAAGAAATTGATAAATTAAAAAATTATGTTTATAGTGCTTTAGAAAAAACTTTTATAGTATTTAATGAATATTCTTATAGAAAAATTTATCTGGTTGATGACAAAAAAAGACCTATAAATAAATCTCTTTTTGAAACAATTAATTATTTCATTGTTGATTATAGTGATGAGTATTTAATTTCTAACAAAAAAGTAATAGAAAAACATTTAAGAGATTTATTAACAAATGATAAAACATTTGAACTTTCTATCTCACGATCAACTAATAATTATGATAATGTAATGTATAGATTTGATAAAATCAAAAATATTTTTAAGGTTTGA
- a CDS encoding AAA family ATPase — translation MKKITLKNFKCFEHQEVEFKNLTVLSGINGSGKSTIIHSLLLLLQSNQPYYSLVLNGYYLEAGVAKNILYHNAKEDIISFLLEFDKGSVEFSYMVDEANERIIFKNKDIKNTSNDKHLVTSQEEFIMRRYYIENFVSKVIDFISADRYGPRLQYPVSNMSKKVGKFGEFTPYVINEYKDEIIKNKNIYFNKEIKNSSLLSEINHWLSYILDGARINTKTLEEVNISLLEITNYPSSILDFTSPVHMPYGASYILPIIVSCLMASFVNKSIVIIENPESHLHPSAQSKLGEFFAICANAGIQIILETHSDHIINGIRKAVKKGIISNNDVLFNFFSKGDNLGEHKLHKIEINKDAQLSHWPKGFFDQYENDLMDLL, via the coding sequence ATGAAAAAAATAACACTAAAAAATTTTAAATGTTTTGAGCATCAAGAAGTGGAATTTAAAAATTTGACTGTATTATCAGGAATAAATGGTAGTGGAAAATCGACTATTATTCATAGTTTGCTTTTATTATTACAAAGTAATCAACCTTATTATAGTTTAGTTTTAAATGGTTATTATCTTGAAGCTGGAGTTGCTAAAAATATTTTGTATCATAATGCAAAAGAAGATATTATTTCTTTCCTTTTAGAGTTTGACAAAGGGAGTGTAGAGTTTAGTTATATGGTTGATGAAGCTAATGAAAGAATTATTTTTAAAAATAAAGATATAAAAAATACTTCAAATGATAAACATTTAGTAACTTCGCAAGAAGAATTTATTATGAGGCGATATTATATAGAAAATTTTGTATCAAAAGTTATAGATTTTATTAGTGCTGATAGGTATGGTCCAAGACTACAATATCCTGTTAGTAATATGAGTAAAAAAGTTGGTAAATTTGGAGAATTTACTCCTTATGTTATCAATGAATATAAAGATGAAATTATTAAAAATAAAAATATTTATTTCAACAAAGAGATTAAAAATAGTTCACTATTAAGTGAAATTAACCATTGGCTTTCATATATTTTAGATGGTGCAAGAATAAATACTAAAACATTAGAAGAGGTAAATATATCACTTCTTGAAATTACAAATTATCCTTCAAGCATCTTAGATTTTACATCTCCTGTTCATATGCCATATGGTGCGAGTTATATACTACCTATAATAGTAAGTTGTTTAATGGCTTCTTTTGTAAATAAATCTATAGTAATTATAGAAAATCCAGAATCTCATCTTCATCCATCTGCTCAATCAAAATTAGGAGAGTTTTTTGCTATTTGTGCAAATGCTGGGATTCAGATTATATTAGAAACTCATAGTGATCATATTATAAATGGAATAAGAAAAGCAGTAAAAAAGGGTATTATTTCAAATAATGATGTATTATTTAACTTTTTTTCAAAGGGTGATAATTTAGGTGAGCATAAATTACATAAAATAGAAATAAATAAAGATGCACAACTTTCTCATTGGCCAAAAGGCTTTTTTGATCAATATGAAAATGATTTAATGGATTTGTTATGA
- a CDS encoding AAA family ATPase, whose translation MQLTFFVIPNNTCFPETGKSQVYLRIDNWNDYSYKTLYEIVLFDEKGNKRELGYVKIANFGQTTEERIELPKQFEFLDERFFSLGQSDHYYSTLMTLERQLREKFLRNINDIVFNEELLKKALDEDVTTTSLLRDTSLTTIKGQYRRILNDGAILTRYNFAYETKQTNNEAGYRLEFKVEPESNPPTNIHVLIGRNGVGKTHLLNNIVKTLIKEPSNKGRFDYISDKQNEGYFFSRVVSVSYSAFDPFKPYIKTEGLRYEYIGLKEIRKDNITSLKNRDQLTIEFVKSFEHCFHVGKKDRLKKAISSLNSDPLFEELEITLLLEQNWDENKIKYIFDRLSSGHAIVLLTITKLVETLEEKTLLLLDEPEGHLHPPLLSAFIRTLSDILKDRNAVAIVATHSPVIVQEVPRSCVWKLSRFGLEAKAERVDTETFGENIGTLTREIFGLEVSKSGFHKLLKDDVENGLTYEQIIQKYSNQLGFEARLLLRALLSDKDIF comes from the coding sequence ATGCAATTAACTTTTTTTGTCATTCCAAATAATACTTGCTTTCCAGAAACTGGAAAATCTCAAGTATATTTAAGAATAGATAATTGGAATGATTATAGTTATAAAACTTTGTATGAGATTGTTTTATTTGATGAAAAAGGCAACAAGCGTGAATTAGGATATGTAAAAATTGCTAATTTTGGTCAAACTACAGAAGAGAGAATAGAGTTACCAAAACAGTTTGAATTTTTGGATGAAAGATTTTTTTCTTTAGGTCAAAGTGATCATTATTATTCGACTCTTATGACACTAGAACGACAATTGAGAGAAAAGTTTCTTAGAAATATAAATGATATAGTTTTTAATGAAGAACTGCTTAAAAAGGCTTTAGACGAGGATGTAACAACTACATCATTACTTCGAGATACTAGTTTAACCACTATAAAAGGACAGTACCGACGAATACTTAATGACGGTGCCATACTTACTAGATATAATTTTGCGTATGAAACAAAACAAACAAATAATGAAGCTGGGTATAGATTGGAATTTAAGGTAGAGCCAGAATCTAATCCACCTACAAATATTCATGTACTCATAGGTAGAAATGGTGTAGGTAAAACACATCTGTTAAACAATATAGTTAAAACACTTATCAAAGAACCAAGCAATAAAGGTAGATTTGATTATATATCTGATAAGCAGAATGAAGGATATTTTTTCTCAAGAGTTGTTTCTGTGTCATATAGTGCATTTGATCCATTTAAACCATATATAAAAACAGAGGGTTTAAGATATGAATATATTGGCTTAAAAGAGATTAGAAAAGATAATATAACATCATTAAAAAATCGCGATCAATTAACAATTGAATTTGTAAAAAGTTTTGAGCACTGTTTTCATGTGGGCAAAAAAGATAGATTAAAAAAAGCTATATCATCTTTAAACTCAGATCCGTTATTTGAAGAGCTTGAGATAACTTTATTATTAGAACAAAATTGGGATGAAAATAAGATTAAATATATATTTGATAGATTAAGTTCTGGACATGCTATTGTCTTGCTCACTATTACCAAGTTAGTAGAAACTTTGGAAGAAAAAACTTTATTACTTTTAGATGAACCAGAGGGGCATTTACATCCACCACTTTTGTCTGCTTTTATAAGAACACTATCTGATATTTTAAAAGATAGAAATGCTGTTGCTATTGTTGCTACTCATTCACCTGTAATAGTTCAAGAGGTACCACGCAGTTGTGTTTGGAAATTGAGTAGATTTGGCTTAGAAGCAAAAGCTGAAAGAGTAGATACGGAAACTTTTGGAGAAAATATAGGGACATTAACTCGTGAAATATTTGGTTTGGAGGTTAGCAAATCTGGTTTTCATAAGCTATTAAAAGATGATGTTGAAAATGGATTAACTTATGAGCAAATAATTCAAAAATATAGTAATCAATTAGGTTTTGAAGCAAGGCTATTACTTAGGGCTTTATTGTCTGATAAGGATATTTTTTAA
- a CDS encoding acyltransferase — translation MNLLEYIWKQYNYKWLLPFRKLKFYMIGSKVGKVKIYGKVKVGGWYHNITIEDNVTLNEGVYLQAREKIIIKKNSRISSFVKIYTAKLTVESSRKHISKPVVIEENVWIGSGAIILSGVKIGKNSIIGAGSVVSKNVEANSFYAGNPAKKIKDLEIE, via the coding sequence ATGAATTTATTAGAATATATATGGAAACAATATAACTATAAATGGCTACTTCCTTTTAGAAAATTAAAATTTTATATGATAGGGTCTAAAGTTGGAAAAGTAAAAATTTATGGAAAAGTAAAGGTTGGTGGTTGGTATCATAATATTACTATTGAAGATAATGTAACATTGAATGAGGGTGTTTATTTACAAGCAAGAGAAAAGATTATAATTAAAAAGAATAGTAGAATTTCTTCTTTTGTAAAGATTTATACAGCTAAACTTACTGTAGAATCTTCTAGAAAACATATAAGTAAACCAGTAGTCATTGAAGAAAATGTATGGATTGGTAGTGGTGCAATCATATTGTCTGGAGTAAAGATAGGAAAAAATAGTATTATTGGAGCAGGTTCAGTTGTCTCAAAAAATGTAGAAGCAAATAGTTTTTATGCTGGAAACCCTGCAAAAAAAATAAAGGATTTAGAAATTGAATAA
- a CDS encoding HNH endonuclease yields the protein MIYIAFSDEIKPVKSYMTCVHSIKKSIDKDKYYRVVINYALMVKKYIRYAINGDLYIFSNHKGMLSYKNLFNTDDISTDDLKNLYTKMVDNKEPRKIYNKLISLAPLDRCPYCGIGQVSTLDHYLPKSKFPTFSVLPYNLVPSCKDCNTGKGQSFTTVKEEQTLHPYYDDFTKEQWLFAEVQKTSPVSVKFFVKAPNKWDDTDKKRLESHFKNYNLAKRFAIEASNELATIREEFKLFLMSEQDRKSELNKRFMTYNKRYINSWQTALYQALVNSDWYCKYEL from the coding sequence ATGATATATATAGCTTTTTCCGATGAGATAAAACCAGTAAAAAGTTATATGACTTGTGTCCATAGTATAAAAAAATCTATAGATAAAGATAAGTATTATAGAGTAGTTATAAACTATGCACTTATGGTAAAAAAATATATAAGGTATGCTATAAATGGCGACTTATATATTTTTAGTAATCATAAGGGAATGTTGTCTTATAAAAATCTTTTTAACACTGACGATATATCAACAGATGATTTGAAAAATTTATATACTAAAATGGTTGACAATAAAGAACCAAGAAAAATATATAACAAATTAATCTCATTGGCTCCATTAGATAGATGTCCATACTGTGGTATAGGACAAGTTAGCACACTTGATCATTATTTACCAAAAAGTAAGTTCCCAACTTTTTCTGTTTTACCTTACAATTTAGTTCCATCTTGTAAAGATTGCAATACTGGAAAAGGTCAAAGTTTTACAACTGTAAAAGAAGAGCAAACTTTACATCCATATTATGATGATTTTACAAAAGAGCAGTGGCTGTTTGCAGAAGTACAAAAAACTTCTCCAGTATCTGTAAAGTTTTTTGTAAAGGCTCCAAATAAGTGGGATGATACTGATAAAAAAAGATTGGAGAGCCATTTTAAAAACTATAATTTAGCTAAAAGATTTGCCATAGAAGCTTCTAATGAGTTAGCAACTATTAGAGAAGAATTTAAACTTTTTCTAATGAGTGAACAAGATAGAAAGTCGGAATTAAATAAAAGATTTATGACTTATAATAAAAGATACATAAATTCTTGGCAAACAGCCTTGTATCAAGCATTGGTAAATAGTGATTGGTATTGTAAATATGAACTTTAA
- a CDS encoding MOP flippase family protein has product MSLKRKTISGLKWTSLSSIFTAGISFLQLIILARILGPEVYGIMAILMVIIGFANLFVDLGISRIIIHKQDNITQNELHSMYWMNVFLALFMYLVIYLLSPFIAHFYANIQNLEIYIRLIAVTFIFSSFAMQYVVLFQKEMEFKVIEVANMIKVLANFLIALFLALNDFGVLALIYSTILSSLLYSIIIVFKGMKYHKIKFYFNFSEIKDAMKFGLYFSGSKIIGSITGSLDVILIGKFFSQEVLGVYNIGKKLIFQILSIMMPIIQKIIYPLLGKLQQNRDKLKIIYIKVISIISFIVIPVYFLFFILADDIVFIFLGSDWINASNIIKGFVIYAIFVAIGTPIGSLLTATGKVKIGFYWNIYSLIVSFLVVYLSVNSGNINYVPIGYSVLVVLNLIVNYLFVIKKVIDTTFFEYYKNIFLNIFIGLIVSSFVYLIKYKFTSSLFTIIIIYIIYIVLYLILVYLINNNIFKYIKEIKN; this is encoded by the coding sequence ATGTCATTAAAACGAAAAACTATAAGTGGCTTAAAGTGGACATCGCTTTCTAGCATATTTACTGCAGGAATATCTTTTTTACAGTTAATCATTTTGGCTCGTATTTTAGGACCTGAAGTTTATGGGATTATGGCTATACTTATGGTTATCATTGGATTTGCAAATCTTTTTGTAGATTTAGGAATTAGTAGGATTATCATACATAAACAAGATAATATTACTCAAAATGAACTTCATTCAATGTATTGGATGAATGTATTTTTAGCACTGTTTATGTATTTAGTTATATATTTGTTATCTCCATTTATTGCACATTTTTATGCAAATATTCAAAATCTTGAAATTTATATTAGATTAATTGCAGTTACATTTATATTTAGTTCGTTTGCAATGCAGTATGTTGTTTTATTTCAAAAAGAGATGGAGTTTAAAGTTATTGAAGTTGCAAATATGATAAAAGTACTTGCAAATTTTTTAATTGCACTATTTTTAGCTCTTAATGATTTTGGCGTTTTAGCATTAATTTACTCGACTATACTCTCTTCTCTTCTTTATAGCATTATTATAGTTTTTAAGGGAATGAAGTATCATAAGATAAAATTTTATTTTAATTTTTCAGAAATAAAAGATGCTATGAAGTTTGGACTATATTTTTCTGGTAGTAAAATAATAGGTTCCATTACGGGATCTTTAGATGTTATTCTTATAGGTAAGTTTTTTTCTCAAGAAGTTTTAGGAGTTTATAACATAGGCAAAAAACTTATTTTTCAAATTTTATCTATTATGATGCCAATTATACAAAAGATCATTTATCCTTTGCTTGGAAAACTGCAACAAAATAGAGATAAACTAAAGATTATTTATATAAAGGTTATATCTATTATCTCTTTTATAGTGATTCCAGTATATTTTTTATTTTTTATTTTAGCTGATGATATAGTTTTTATCTTTTTAGGTAGTGACTGGATAAATGCAAGTAACATTATAAAAGGTTTTGTGATTTATGCAATTTTTGTAGCTATAGGAACGCCTATAGGTAGTTTATTGACAGCTACAGGGAAAGTTAAGATAGGGTTTTATTGGAATATTTACAGCTTAATAGTAAGTTTTTTAGTTGTCTATTTATCTGTAAATAGTGGAAACATAAATTATGTACCTATTGGTTATTCTGTACTTGTAGTTTTAAACTTGATAGTAAATTATTTATTTGTTATTAAAAAAGTTATTGATACGACTTTTTTTGAGTATTATAAAAATATTTTTTTAAATATATTTATAGGACTAATAGTATCGTCTTTTGTCTATTTGATAAAGTATAAATTTACTAGTAGTTTATTTACTATTATAATAATATATATTATTTATATAGTATTATATCTTATTTTAGTATATTTAATTAATAATAATATATTCAAGTATATCAAGGAGATTAAAAATTGA
- a CDS encoding RraA family protein, producing the protein MKNQIIDFIKRNRVSSTEIADCLGKQGAIFNANAINKGHFAVGNVFYAYAINGTNWDVHEQIQTVNDGDIVFIEAFDNLDKAIFGDLVSKYLLLYKQASAIVTNGLLRDAPRLIKENWKIWCKGFSPVGYINDKVELSSEQNKIIKKHKEKYQGAIAVCDDTGVVIIPKEYHTKSFLERIEFIEQQEDIWFDCIDRRKYSTFETVCLKKYKSQ; encoded by the coding sequence ATGAAAAATCAGATTATAGATTTTATAAAAAGAAATAGAGTTTCATCTACAGAAATAGCAGATTGTTTAGGTAAACAAGGTGCTATATTTAATGCCAATGCAATTAATAAAGGACATTTTGCAGTTGGAAATGTATTTTATGCTTATGCAATTAATGGAACAAACTGGGATGTTCATGAACAAATTCAGACAGTTAATGATGGTGATATAGTTTTTATTGAAGCTTTTGATAATTTAGATAAAGCAATTTTTGGTGATTTGGTTTCAAAATATTTGCTTCTTTATAAACAAGCAAGTGCAATTGTTACAAATGGACTTTTAAGAGATGCACCAAGACTTATAAAAGAAAATTGGAAGATATGGTGCAAAGGATTTAGTCCTGTTGGATATATAAATGATAAGGTTGAGTTAAGTTCAGAGCAAAATAAAATAATAAAAAAACATAAAGAAAAATATCAAGGGGCAATTGCTGTCTGTGATGATACTGGTGTAGTTATTATTCCAAAAGAATATCATACAAAATCTTTTTTAGAAAGAATTGAGTTTATAGAGCAACAAGAAGATATATGGTTTGATTGTATTGATAGGAGAAAATACTCAACATTTGAAACAGTTTGTTTAAAAAAGTATAAAAGTCAATAA
- a CDS encoding serine O-acetyltransferase produces MIKSYEKFKEYINEDEKVNFGKSLSFKEKIFNNKYKLLLLLLRYCNFMINKKDKNLVEKIAFKIALKFYNHYKHKFNIEIKPKVKIGKGFRIPHPIGIVINSNAKIGDYFTILQNVTIGNKREIDDVAVIGNNVSIGAGAVVVGKVKIGNYVEIGANAVVVKNVPDNCIVAGVPAKIIKQK; encoded by the coding sequence ATGATAAAAAGTTATGAAAAATTTAAAGAATATATAAATGAAGATGAAAAAGTTAATTTTGGTAAATCCCTTTCTTTTAAAGAAAAAATATTTAATAATAAATATAAATTACTACTACTACTACTACGATATTGTAACTTTATGATCAATAAAAAAGATAAGAATTTAGTAGAAAAGATAGCTTTTAAGATAGCATTAAAATTTTATAATCATTACAAACATAAGTTTAATATAGAAATAAAACCTAAAGTAAAAATAGGGAAAGGTTTTAGAATACCACATCCAATAGGTATAGTCATAAACTCCAATGCTAAAATTGGAGATTACTTTACAATTTTACAAAATGTTACTATTGGCAATAAGAGAGAAATTGATGATGTAGCTGTTATTGGTAATAATGTTTCAATTGGTGCTGGTGCAGTTGTTGTTGGTAAGGTGAAAATAGGTAATTATGTAGAAATTGGAGCAAATGCGGTAGTTGTTAAAAATGTGCCTGATAACTGTATAGTAGCTGGAGTTCCGGCCAAAATAATCAAACAAAAATAA
- a CDS encoding ATP-grasp domain-containing protein yields the protein MNKKIMVIGGGKWQIPIIKKAKELGNYVICTNLYKDSLAFKYADKSFVVDVLDREKNLEIAYKIKPDGIITDQSDIAVKTVAYISDQLGLKGVGTDIAELYTNKFRMRKELNVKNLFHPRYKLCESLEDVIEFFNEIQNSIVIKPLSNQSSRGVFKIDSIEKLKEKFDITMSFSINNKILVEEYIGGVELTAEGFKSPDRHYTLAISIKEHYKNLPSVAKSLTYKYKFNEFDKKTLENINDNLFSKLSFGITHVEYKYYNSKFYLIEAAIRGGGTKISSHIIPVISGVDVNELLIKSVLDEEIYIKKNENKNFVILKFFDFKTGKVLKIHGIEYLINNKNIIDFDFEFKEGDFISSPNDDRSRLGYFIAYANSEEELEHIVKNIDKKVYLEYV from the coding sequence ATGAATAAAAAAATAATGGTTATAGGTGGTGGTAAGTGGCAAATTCCAATAATAAAAAAAGCAAAAGAATTAGGCAACTATGTAATATGTACAAATTTATATAAAGATTCTTTAGCTTTTAAATATGCAGATAAATCTTTTGTTGTAGATGTTTTGGATAGAGAAAAAAATTTAGAAATTGCATATAAAATAAAACCTGATGGTATTATAACAGATCAAAGTGATATAGCTGTAAAGACAGTAGCTTATATATCTGATCAATTAGGTTTAAAAGGTGTAGGAACTGATATAGCCGAATTATATACTAATAAATTTAGAATGAGAAAAGAATTAAATGTTAAAAATCTTTTTCATCCGCGATATAAATTATGTGAGTCTTTAGAAGATGTCATTGAATTTTTTAATGAAATACAAAATTCTATAGTAATCAAGCCATTATCAAATCAATCTAGTCGTGGTGTATTTAAAATTGATTCAATTGAAAAATTAAAAGAAAAATTTGATATAACAATGAGTTTTTCTATAAATAATAAAATATTAGTTGAAGAATATATTGGAGGAGTTGAACTAACTGCTGAAGGGTTCAAATCACCTGATAGGCATTATACATTAGCAATTTCAATTAAAGAACATTATAAAAATTTGCCATCAGTTGCTAAATCATTAACTTATAAGTATAAATTTAATGAGTTTGATAAAAAAACTCTTGAAAATATAAATGATAACCTTTTTAGTAAACTTTCTTTTGGTATTACACATGTGGAGTACAAGTATTATAATAGCAAATTTTATCTTATTGAAGCGGCAATAAGAGGTGGCGGGACAAAAATTTCTTCTCATATTATTCCTGTAATATCAGGCGTAGATGTAAATGAATTATTAATCAAATCTGTTTTAGATGAAGAAATTTATATTAAAAAAAATGAAAATAAAAATTTTGTAATTCTAAAATTTTTTGATTTTAAAACTGGTAAAGTATTAAAAATTCATGGGATAGAATATCTAATTAATAATAAAAATATTATTGATTTTGATTTTGAATTTAAAGAAGGTGATTTTATTTCATCGCCAAATGATGATAGAAGTAGATTAGGGTATTTTATAGCATATGCAAATTCAGAAGAAGAATTAGAACATATTGTTAAAAACATTGATAAAAAGGTATACCTAGAATATGTTTAA
- the rffA gene encoding dTDP-4-amino-4,6-dideoxygalactose transaminase, with translation MIPFNKSPYTGNEDKYVLESLHSSKISGDGIFSKKCQSWFEEKLKCKKALLTPSCTHALEMAAMLINIQPGDEVIMPSYTFVSTANAFVLRGAKVVFVDIRPDTLNIDETKIESAITEKTKAIVPVHYAGVGCKMDAIMKIADIYNLFVIEDAAQGMMSSYKGKPLGTIGHLGAFSFHETKNYTSGGEGGLLIINDDRFKERAEIIREKGTNRSQFFRGMVDKYSWVDIGSSYLMNDISASYLWGQLEKADEINNNRLESWKMYYEGLKSLEYDGFLELPVIPQECIHNAHMFYIKVKDLRTRTDLLEHLKSKGINAVFHYVPLHSSEAGKRFGRFNGVDEFTTKESERLIRLPMYYELKAKDVERVIDVIKDFYDKKL, from the coding sequence ATGATTCCATTCAATAAATCACCATACACAGGCAATGAAGATAAATATGTTTTAGAGTCTTTGCATAGTTCTAAAATTAGTGGCGATGGAATTTTTAGTAAAAAATGCCAAAGTTGGTTTGAAGAAAAATTAAAATGTAAAAAAGCTCTTTTAACTCCATCTTGTACTCACGCTTTAGAAATGGCTGCAATGCTCATAAACATTCAACCTGGTGATGAAGTTATTATGCCATCATATACATTTGTATCTACTGCAAATGCTTTTGTGTTAAGGGGAGCTAAAGTTGTTTTTGTAGATATTCGACCAGATACTCTAAACATAGATGAAACAAAGATAGAATCTGCTATTACAGAGAAAACTAAAGCCATAGTTCCAGTACATTATGCTGGTGTTGGTTGCAAGATGGATGCTATTATGAAGATAGCAGATATATACAATCTTTTTGTCATAGAAGATGCTGCTCAAGGCATGATGAGTAGTTACAAAGGTAAACCATTGGGAACTATAGGGCATTTAGGAGCTTTTAGTTTTCACGAAACAAAGAACTATACGAGTGGTGGTGAAGGTGGTTTGCTTATCATAAATGATGATCGTTTTAAAGAAAGAGCAGAGATTATTCGAGAAAAAGGAACAAATAGAAGCCAATTTTTCAGAGGGATGGTAGATAAATACTCTTGGGTAGATATAGGAAGCAGTTATCTTATGAATGATATTAGTGCTTCTTATCTTTGGGGTCAGTTAGAAAAAGCTGATGAGATAAATAACAATAGACTTGAAAGTTGGAAAATGTACTATGAAGGACTAAAAAGTTTAGAATATGATGGCTTTTTAGAGTTGCCAGTTATTCCACAAGAGTGTATTCATAATGCTCATATGTTTTACATTAAAGTTAAAGATTTAAGAACCAGAACAGATCTTTTGGAACATCTAAAATCTAAAGGTATTAATGCTGTGTTTCATTATGTACCTTTACATAGTAGTGAAGCAGGCAAAAGATTTGGTAGATTTAATGGAGTTGATGAGTTTACTACTAAAGAGAGTGAAAGATTGATAAGGTTGCCTATGTATTATGAACTTAAAGCAAAAGACGTAGAAAGAGTAATAGACGTTATAAAGGATTTTTATGATAAAAAGTTATGA